A region of Brevundimonas sp. NIBR10 DNA encodes the following proteins:
- a CDS encoding glycoside hydrolase family 3 N-terminal domain-containing protein, with translation MRAFTTLLMLTSALCGPGVVLAQTASSPTVPAASTAHPDLWPKAASPDAMSDPATEAFVADLLKRMTIEEKVGQIIQADIASITPADLATYPLGSILAGGNSAPGGNDRASAQAWVDLARAFRAAAADRPGARIPLIYGIDAVHGHNNVVGATIFPHNIGLGAARDPELIRRIGEATALEVAATGADWTFGPTLAVPRDDRWGRTYEGYGETPEIQRAYAGPMTLGLQGELSADHPLEPGHIAGSAKHYLADGGTQGGTDQGDYQGSEQGLIDIHLGGYPAAIDAGVLSVMASFSSWNGVKHSGNPTILRDVLHGPLGFDGFVVSDWNAHGQLPGCTNESCALAVNAGIDMLMAPDSWKPLYASTLAQVRSGEISAQRLDEAVTRILRAKVKTGLFRNERPVEGRLEVLGSPEHRALARQAVRQSLVLLKNEGSVLPIRAGARVLVAGSADDIGQAAGGWTLTWQGTGNSKADFPNGESIWDGIKAAVTEAGGSAQLSVDGAFTDKPDVAIVVFGETPYAEFQGDVPDLDFRPEGPLETLRKLKAAGIPTVSVFLSGRPLWTNPEINQSDAFVAAWLPGSEGGGVADVLIGDAQGKARHDFTGKLSFSWPRLATGAPLNVGDPGYDPQFAYGYGLTYAAAGSVPQLSEVSGVTASASSVDRYLVDGKLVAPWTLVLSDAGGEAQLAVSADGESPDKHVTTGAVDDLAQESARQFVFNGTGPASVSIKGPAVDLTRQTNGEMALSFRYRVDARPAGTVSLAIGGGSVDLTPTLAAAPLGEWRMIKVELSCLRAAGARVAAVDTPFALRASNAVTLSISEVQLAANENDTVCPAAVGAPAGTP, from the coding sequence ATGCGGGCATTCACAACTCTCCTGATGCTGACCTCGGCGCTGTGCGGCCCGGGCGTCGTGCTGGCCCAGACAGCGTCGTCGCCGACCGTCCCGGCGGCATCGACGGCCCATCCGGACCTCTGGCCGAAAGCCGCCTCGCCAGATGCGATGAGCGACCCGGCGACCGAGGCCTTCGTCGCCGACCTGTTGAAGCGGATGACGATCGAGGAAAAGGTCGGCCAGATCATCCAGGCGGACATCGCCTCGATCACGCCCGCGGACCTCGCCACATACCCGCTGGGATCGATTCTGGCGGGAGGAAACTCGGCTCCCGGCGGCAATGACCGGGCCAGCGCCCAGGCCTGGGTCGATCTGGCCCGGGCCTTCAGGGCAGCAGCGGCGGACCGACCCGGTGCGCGCATTCCCCTGATCTATGGGATCGACGCTGTCCACGGGCACAATAACGTCGTCGGCGCGACGATCTTTCCGCACAACATCGGCCTGGGGGCCGCGCGCGATCCCGAACTGATCCGTCGCATAGGCGAGGCCACCGCGCTGGAAGTCGCCGCCACCGGTGCCGACTGGACCTTCGGTCCGACCCTGGCCGTGCCTCGCGACGACCGCTGGGGCCGGACCTATGAAGGCTATGGCGAGACGCCGGAAATCCAGCGCGCCTATGCCGGCCCGATGACCCTGGGCTTGCAGGGCGAACTCTCTGCGGACCATCCGCTGGAGCCGGGGCATATCGCGGGGTCCGCGAAACACTACCTGGCGGACGGCGGCACCCAGGGCGGTACGGATCAGGGCGATTACCAGGGTTCCGAACAGGGTCTGATCGACATCCATCTGGGGGGCTATCCGGCGGCGATCGACGCGGGCGTCCTGTCGGTCATGGCCAGTTTCTCGAGCTGGAACGGCGTCAAGCATTCCGGCAATCCGACCATCCTGCGCGACGTCCTGCATGGACCGCTCGGCTTCGACGGCTTCGTGGTATCCGACTGGAACGCCCACGGCCAGTTGCCGGGCTGCACCAACGAGAGCTGCGCGCTGGCCGTCAACGCCGGGATCGACATGCTGATGGCCCCCGACAGCTGGAAGCCGCTGTATGCCAGTACCCTGGCCCAGGTGCGCTCCGGCGAGATTTCGGCACAGCGTCTGGATGAGGCCGTGACGCGCATCCTGAGAGCCAAGGTCAAGACCGGTCTTTTCCGCAATGAGCGGCCCGTGGAAGGCCGGCTCGAGGTACTGGGATCGCCCGAACACCGCGCGCTGGCTCGCCAGGCCGTCCGTCAGTCCCTGGTCCTGCTCAAGAACGAGGGCTCGGTCCTGCCGATCCGCGCCGGCGCCAGGGTCCTGGTCGCGGGTTCAGCCGACGACATCGGTCAGGCGGCGGGTGGCTGGACCCTGACGTGGCAGGGGACCGGCAACAGCAAGGCCGATTTCCCGAACGGCGAGTCGATCTGGGACGGCATAAAGGCGGCGGTCACCGAGGCCGGCGGCTCGGCTCAGTTGAGCGTCGACGGCGCGTTCACCGACAAGCCCGACGTGGCCATCGTCGTCTTCGGCGAGACCCCCTATGCCGAGTTCCAGGGTGATGTTCCGGATCTGGATTTCCGACCGGAAGGCCCGCTGGAAACCCTGCGCAAGCTGAAGGCCGCCGGCATTCCGACGGTGTCTGTCTTCCTCTCCGGCCGCCCGCTTTGGACGAACCCCGAGATCAACCAGTCGGACGCCTTCGTCGCGGCCTGGCTGCCCGGCAGTGAAGGCGGCGGCGTCGCCGACGTCCTGATCGGTGACGCCCAGGGCAAGGCGCGGCATGACTTCACTGGGAAATTGTCCTTCTCTTGGCCGCGTCTGGCGACCGGCGCGCCGCTGAACGTCGGCGATCCGGGTTACGATCCGCAGTTCGCCTATGGCTATGGCCTGACCTATGCTGCGGCCGGATCGGTTCCGCAGCTGTCCGAAGTCTCGGGCGTGACCGCCAGCGCCTCTAGCGTGGATCGGTACCTGGTCGACGGGAAGCTGGTCGCGCCATGGACTCTGGTTCTCAGCGACGCCGGAGGCGAGGCTCAACTGGCCGTCAGCGCCGATGGCGAGAGCCCGGACAAGCATGTCACCACGGGCGCCGTCGATGATCTCGCTCAGGAAAGCGCACGACAGTTCGTCTTCAACGGAACGGGCCCCGCGTCCGTTTCGATCAAGGGTCCGGCCGTCGATCTGACGCGCCAGACCAATGGCGAGATGGCCTTGTCCTTCCGCTATCGCGTCGATGCTCGTCCGGCCGGGACCGTCAGCCTCGCCATTGGTGGGGGCTCGGTCGATCTGACCCCGACCCTGGCCGCCGCACCCCTGGGCGAGTGGCGGATGATCAAGGTGGAACTGTCGTGTTTGCGGGCTGCCGGAGCCAGGGTGGCCGCCGTCGACACGCCCTTCGCCTTGCGAGCATCGAACGCGGTGACTCTTTCGATCTCCGAGGTCCAGCTCGCAGCGAACGAGAACGACACCGTCTGTCCTGCGGCAGTCGGCGCGCCGGCGGGAACGCCGTAG
- a CDS encoding glucokinase, translated as MALGIVGDVTPSLCRFAFLDGFEGGRPLFSGYDERPVSGFATPVDALDSFLSASGRSRPDRLSLAVAAPVGSDTVTITQSGWRFSGRDFETVLGFSGVRLINDSAAVARSVTRLDRSDTLSIGRFAPPVQGLEVGRYAIVSPDFGLGVSAIDIDGSGSRVIDTEGGHLAFAPSNELEIELLRRLTIIHGRVSYERLISWPGLAALHSVMVEIEGGVCEPLTPLEVLLHARTGSDEACARSVDQFLGILGDFAGQAALSLGVTQGVFLTGRFVLEAQAMFETSPFRARFDAKGRLSPVATGLSTWALVNPACALIGAAELLAAPARRVRDMSRGSADTSATTTGLTADMAQAALIGADVGLMILDESLRLVAMNDRLWTGLGLPSAMRSPGLPVSKILHRLQSRGCWSKSVRKSFQTAMSAGEPASAEWRTTGGRVLHPVATRIAGGWVVTTHDVSIAARRALELEVIADRLRAAKIEAEAANSAKSSFLAMMSHEIRTPLNGVLGMVQAMEVDPLSSVQRERLDVVRQSGEALLAILNDILDLAKIEAGKLILEEIDFDLEELLRGAHAAFTALANKKGLSFGLVTEPQARGVWRGDPTRVRQIVYNLISNALKFTEAGEVRVRADTEGEVLLLTVSDTGIGMSEAAVASLFEKFTQADASTTRRFGGTGLGLSICGDLAKLMGGAVRVETRLGEGTAFTIVLPLERGCEQQRVDTPPPSAEATRPESTLKVLAAEDNTVNQLVLKTLLHQLGVDLTVVDDGRAAVEAWSDQEWDIILMDVQMPVMDGPTAARTIRGMEAETGRTRTPIIALTANVMSHQTESYRAAGMDGCVAKPLQIAALVEAIHFALTANAERGEENAVAARHQAA; from the coding sequence ATGGCACTGGGAATTGTCGGCGACGTCACGCCATCACTATGTCGGTTTGCGTTTCTCGATGGCTTCGAGGGCGGCCGGCCGCTGTTCTCAGGCTATGACGAGCGGCCGGTCAGCGGCTTTGCGACCCCGGTGGACGCTCTGGACAGCTTCCTGTCCGCGTCGGGCCGATCGCGACCCGACCGACTGAGCCTGGCCGTCGCCGCACCCGTCGGGTCCGACACCGTCACGATCACCCAGTCCGGCTGGCGGTTCTCGGGGCGCGATTTCGAGACCGTCCTGGGCTTCAGCGGCGTACGCCTGATCAACGATTCGGCGGCGGTGGCTCGCAGCGTCACCCGGCTGGACCGCAGCGACACCCTGTCGATCGGCCGCTTCGCTCCGCCGGTTCAAGGGCTGGAGGTGGGCCGGTATGCGATTGTCAGCCCCGACTTTGGCCTGGGCGTGTCGGCTATCGATATCGACGGCTCGGGCTCGCGCGTCATCGACACCGAGGGCGGCCACCTGGCGTTCGCGCCGTCGAACGAGCTTGAGATCGAGCTGCTGCGGCGGCTGACGATCATTCATGGCCGCGTCTCGTATGAACGGCTCATATCCTGGCCCGGCCTGGCTGCCCTGCATTCAGTGATGGTCGAGATCGAGGGCGGGGTCTGCGAGCCCCTGACCCCGCTGGAGGTGCTGCTTCACGCCCGGACCGGGTCCGATGAAGCCTGCGCGCGGTCGGTGGATCAGTTCCTGGGGATCCTTGGTGACTTCGCGGGTCAGGCCGCCCTGTCGCTCGGTGTGACCCAGGGTGTCTTCCTGACCGGACGATTCGTCCTGGAAGCCCAGGCGATGTTCGAGACCAGTCCCTTCCGGGCTCGCTTCGACGCCAAGGGACGGCTGAGCCCGGTCGCCACTGGCCTGTCGACCTGGGCCCTGGTCAATCCGGCCTGCGCCCTGATCGGGGCTGCGGAACTGCTGGCTGCGCCCGCGCGCCGGGTTCGCGACATGAGCCGAGGTTCAGCGGATACGTCCGCCACCACGACCGGCCTGACCGCGGACATGGCCCAGGCTGCGCTGATCGGCGCGGACGTCGGCCTGATGATCCTGGATGAGTCCCTGCGTCTGGTCGCCATGAACGATCGCCTCTGGACCGGCCTGGGACTGCCGTCGGCGATGCGGTCGCCCGGCCTTCCTGTGTCCAAGATTCTGCACCGCCTGCAATCGCGGGGATGCTGGTCCAAATCGGTCAGGAAGAGTTTCCAGACAGCCATGTCGGCGGGAGAGCCGGCGAGCGCCGAGTGGCGGACGACCGGAGGCCGGGTCTTGCACCCGGTGGCCACCCGGATCGCGGGCGGGTGGGTCGTTACCACCCACGACGTCTCCATCGCCGCGCGCCGCGCACTGGAACTGGAGGTCATCGCCGACCGGCTGCGCGCGGCCAAGATCGAGGCGGAGGCGGCCAACAGCGCAAAATCCTCGTTCCTGGCCATGATGAGCCACGAAATCCGCACCCCGCTGAACGGTGTGCTCGGCATGGTCCAGGCCATGGAGGTTGATCCGCTGTCGTCGGTACAGCGCGAGCGTCTGGACGTCGTTCGTCAGTCCGGGGAAGCCCTGCTGGCGATCCTCAACGACATCCTGGATCTGGCCAAGATCGAGGCCGGCAAGCTGATTCTCGAAGAGATTGATTTCGACCTGGAGGAACTGCTGCGTGGGGCACACGCGGCGTTCACGGCGCTGGCGAACAAGAAGGGCCTGTCCTTCGGTCTGGTCACCGAGCCGCAGGCGCGCGGCGTCTGGCGCGGCGACCCGACAAGGGTTCGCCAGATCGTCTACAACCTGATCTCCAACGCGCTCAAATTCACCGAGGCCGGCGAGGTGCGGGTCAGGGCGGATACGGAGGGCGAGGTCCTTCTTCTGACGGTATCGGACACCGGGATCGGCATGAGCGAGGCGGCTGTGGCCTCACTGTTCGAGAAATTCACCCAGGCCGATGCATCCACGACGCGCCGGTTCGGCGGCACGGGCCTGGGTCTGTCGATCTGCGGTGACCTGGCCAAGCTCATGGGCGGGGCTGTCAGAGTCGAGACGCGTCTGGGAGAGGGGACCGCCTTCACCATTGTCCTGCCCCTTGAACGCGGTTGCGAGCAGCAGCGTGTCGACACGCCACCGCCGTCTGCAGAGGCGACAAGACCCGAGTCGACGCTCAAGGTCCTCGCCGCCGAGGACAACACGGTCAATCAGCTGGTCCTGAAAACGCTCCTGCATCAGCTGGGGGTCGATCTGACGGTCGTCGACGACGGCCGCGCCGCGGTTGAGGCCTGGAGCGACCAGGAATGGGACATCATCCTGATGGACGTACAGATGCCCGTCATGGATGGACCGACGGCGGCTCGCACCATCCGCGGGATGGAGGCCGAGACCGGCCGGACCCGGACACCGATCATCGCTTTGACCGCCAATGTCATGAGCCACCAGACCGAATCGTATCGGGCCGCCGGGATGGACGGATGCGTGGCCAAGCCGTTGCAGATCGCCGCTCTGGTCGAAGCCATCCATTTCGCGTTGACCGCGAACGCCGAACGGGGCGAGGAAAACGCCGTCGCTGCAAGGCATCAGGCCGCCTGA
- a CDS encoding MFS transporter, with the protein MTSSRRSPGYLALYALAYGGGAVLYVPLLTLLLPLKAELIRPDDKLALLALITVGGALAASVSNIVVGHLSDRSVRLGKGRRRWVGAGLVLTLLALAAVWASRSAIELAAAMIAFQLALNILLAPLVALAADEVPDAQKGLLGGLIGAAYPFGALAAVVVTAPAGLTEGLQLALVGGAGALAILPFLFLRAPTPEQPEAIAPSSRTVGRVRNLVTVTASRWLVQMASLILFAFFLFYFQSVDHGDAHLSSRDLAGRIAWLPGVAAVLSVPLAIFLGRLSDRTGSRRSLLAGNAAVAVVGLAVMAAFPRWEPAALGYLLFACSSGVFLALQTTYAMRILPSPDHRGRDLGFVNLANTVPSIFGPWLTVTVVTAGGFRPLMLILATITALAGLLMLVVREPATAVDQTSSRQ; encoded by the coding sequence ATGACGTCATCCAGACGCTCACCCGGATATCTTGCCCTGTACGCGCTCGCCTATGGCGGCGGGGCTGTCCTGTATGTTCCCCTGCTGACGCTTTTGCTGCCGCTGAAGGCCGAGCTCATTCGGCCGGACGACAAGCTGGCCTTGTTGGCCCTGATCACCGTCGGGGGTGCGCTGGCGGCCAGCGTCAGCAATATCGTCGTCGGCCACCTCAGCGATCGCAGCGTGCGGCTGGGCAAGGGACGTCGCCGATGGGTCGGAGCGGGCCTTGTGCTGACACTGCTGGCGCTCGCCGCAGTCTGGGCCAGCCGTTCGGCGATCGAACTGGCGGCGGCAATGATCGCCTTCCAGCTTGCCCTGAACATCCTGCTGGCCCCCTTGGTCGCCCTGGCCGCAGACGAGGTGCCGGATGCGCAAAAGGGGCTGCTGGGCGGGCTGATCGGCGCGGCCTATCCGTTTGGAGCCCTGGCCGCCGTCGTCGTCACCGCCCCGGCCGGCCTGACGGAGGGACTTCAACTGGCACTGGTCGGCGGGGCTGGCGCGCTGGCGATCCTGCCCTTCCTGTTCCTGCGCGCCCCGACGCCGGAGCAGCCGGAAGCCATCGCGCCGTCGAGCCGCACAGTCGGGCGGGTGCGAAACCTCGTCACGGTCACCGCGTCCCGCTGGCTGGTGCAGATGGCCAGCCTGATCCTGTTCGCCTTCTTCCTCTTCTATTTCCAGAGCGTCGATCATGGCGACGCGCACCTGTCATCACGCGACCTCGCGGGCCGCATCGCCTGGCTTCCCGGCGTAGCTGCGGTCCTGAGCGTTCCGCTCGCCATCTTTCTGGGCCGTCTGTCGGACCGAACCGGATCGCGGCGGTCCCTGCTGGCCGGCAATGCGGCGGTCGCCGTGGTGGGCCTTGCCGTCATGGCCGCATTTCCCCGGTGGGAGCCGGCTGCTCTGGGCTACCTGCTGTTCGCCTGTTCGAGCGGTGTCTTCCTGGCCCTGCAGACCACCTACGCCATGCGGATTCTGCCCTCCCCGGACCATCGGGGGCGGGATCTCGGCTTCGTGAACCTCGCCAACACCGTTCCCAGCATCTTCGGCCCTTGGCTGACCGTGACCGTCGTGACGGCCGGTGGCTTTCGCCCCCTGATGTTGATCCTCGCCACGATCACCGCCCTGGCGGGATTGCTGATGCTGGTGGTCAGGGAACCGGCGACCGCTGTGGATCAGACCTCTTCGCGGCAATAG
- a CDS encoding glycoside hydrolase family 3 protein, which yields MTGGVTPASVGREQERAGFNRYGSVIAWMTLIGAFVLAPNAHAQLPGATLPSYQDNARPAAERAADLVSRMTLEEKASQLLNDAPAIPRLQVREYNWWNEGLHGVAAAGYATVFPQAIGLAATFDMARIHTVADLIGVEFRAKHLAERHRFGGSDWFAGLTVWSPNVNIFRDPRWGRGQETYGEDPYLSARLGVAFVRGLQGEKPDYYRTIATPKHFAVHSGPEASRHRDDIHPSARDLADTYLPAFRATVIEGQAGSIMCAYNAVDGVPACASRSLLTDYLRRDWKFDGYVVSDCEAVADIYRPDHHGYSATPEAGVAAAFDAGMDLICGGPVEGEHIVQSVREGLLSEATIDRSLVRLFTARVRLGQFDDAARVFPSITAADFDTEAGRALALATAEAAMVLLKNDGLLPLDENVRRIAVIGPNADSQAALVGNYNGEPSQPVTILDGIRRRFPDAEITFAEGTGLIDPALVPVPDAVLCADAECRTSGLTLERFADRTFATPPIETMPIGEPRYRWSGEMQSGAVRFSGFLKASEDGEHVFRYDANGGYRIFIDDKPVVDAWGVDWRPSIAAGKVQLSRGQTYRIRVEAFQRATEGNEGLLWSLPSDPGAAAATQAARNADVVIFVAGLTSQLEGEEMAIEVPGFVGGDRTSLDLPAVQQALLERVHSTGTPVVLVLVNGSALSVNWADAHVPAILEAWYPGGQGGDAVARIIAGDVNPAGRLPVTFYRSADDLPPFTDYDMTDRTYRYFDGPVLYPFGHGLSYTRFAYSEPKVAARRVSADGSVEASVMVANAGGRAGDEVVQLYLSRPDVAGAPKHSLVGFQRIHLAAGEQRRVSFTIDNRSLSTVDASGVRRVDAGTAGLWFGGGQPGLPDVPGQAATVVITGSTTLPN from the coding sequence ATGACAGGCGGGGTCACGCCTGCGTCGGTCGGTCGCGAACAGGAGCGTGCCGGGTTCAACCGTTATGGATCCGTCATCGCCTGGATGACCCTGATCGGCGCATTCGTCCTGGCACCGAACGCGCACGCCCAACTGCCCGGAGCCACCCTTCCATCCTATCAGGACAACGCCAGGCCGGCCGCCGAGCGCGCCGCCGATCTGGTGTCCCGCATGACTTTGGAAGAGAAGGCGTCACAACTTCTGAACGACGCCCCGGCAATTCCCCGCCTTCAGGTGCGTGAGTACAACTGGTGGAATGAAGGCCTGCACGGGGTAGCGGCGGCGGGCTATGCCACCGTATTCCCTCAGGCGATCGGCCTGGCCGCGACGTTCGACATGGCCAGAATTCATACCGTCGCTGACCTGATCGGCGTCGAGTTCCGCGCCAAGCACCTGGCCGAGCGCCATCGTTTCGGCGGGTCCGACTGGTTCGCCGGGCTGACGGTCTGGTCGCCCAACGTCAACATCTTTCGTGATCCCCGCTGGGGCCGCGGTCAGGAGACCTACGGTGAGGATCCCTATCTGAGCGCACGGTTGGGGGTGGCCTTCGTTCGCGGCCTGCAAGGGGAAAAACCGGACTATTACCGAACCATCGCGACACCGAAGCATTTCGCCGTTCATTCCGGGCCGGAGGCCAGTCGCCACCGGGACGACATCCACCCGAGCGCCCGCGATCTCGCCGACACCTATCTACCGGCGTTCCGGGCCACCGTGATCGAAGGCCAGGCCGGGTCGATCATGTGCGCCTATAACGCGGTGGACGGCGTGCCGGCCTGTGCCAGCCGATCCCTGCTGACCGACTACCTGCGCCGCGACTGGAAGTTCGACGGCTATGTCGTTTCCGACTGCGAGGCGGTCGCCGACATCTATCGGCCGGACCATCACGGGTATTCAGCCACGCCGGAAGCGGGCGTGGCCGCAGCCTTCGATGCGGGCATGGACCTGATCTGCGGCGGCCCGGTGGAAGGCGAGCATATCGTTCAGTCGGTCAGGGAGGGGCTGCTGTCTGAGGCGACGATCGACCGGTCGCTGGTGCGCCTGTTCACGGCCAGGGTCAGGCTGGGACAGTTCGACGACGCTGCCCGTGTCTTCCCTTCGATCACGGCCGCCGACTTCGACACGGAGGCGGGGCGGGCGCTGGCTCTCGCGACGGCCGAGGCGGCCATGGTCCTGCTCAAGAACGACGGGTTGCTGCCGCTGGACGAGAACGTCCGCCGGATCGCCGTGATCGGCCCCAATGCCGACAGCCAGGCGGCCCTGGTCGGAAACTACAACGGGGAGCCGTCACAGCCGGTGACCATACTGGACGGCATTCGTCGGCGATTTCCCGACGCGGAGATCACCTTTGCCGAGGGAACGGGCCTGATCGATCCTGCGCTGGTGCCCGTGCCGGACGCGGTCCTGTGCGCCGATGCGGAGTGCCGAACCAGCGGCCTGACACTCGAACGCTTTGCGGATCGCACCTTTGCCACCCCTCCGATCGAGACCATGCCGATCGGAGAGCCCCGGTACCGGTGGTCGGGCGAAATGCAGAGCGGTGCCGTGCGTTTCAGCGGCTTCCTGAAGGCGTCCGAGGATGGCGAGCACGTCTTCCGCTATGACGCCAACGGGGGGTACCGGATCTTCATCGACGACAAGCCCGTCGTCGATGCCTGGGGGGTCGATTGGCGGCCGTCCATCGCGGCGGGCAAGGTTCAGCTGTCGCGTGGCCAGACCTATCGTATCCGCGTCGAGGCTTTCCAGCGCGCCACCGAGGGCAATGAGGGACTGTTGTGGAGCCTTCCCTCCGATCCCGGAGCCGCTGCGGCGACGCAGGCCGCCCGCAATGCGGACGTCGTCATCTTCGTCGCGGGACTGACCTCGCAGCTCGAAGGCGAGGAAATGGCGATCGAGGTCCCGGGCTTCGTGGGCGGCGACCGGACCAGTCTGGACCTGCCTGCGGTCCAGCAGGCGCTGCTGGAGAGGGTCCATTCGACGGGTACGCCGGTCGTCCTGGTTCTGGTCAACGGCAGCGCCCTCAGCGTCAACTGGGCCGACGCCCATGTGCCCGCGATCCTGGAGGCCTGGTATCCGGGTGGTCAGGGCGGCGATGCCGTCGCCCGCATCATCGCCGGGGACGTCAATCCAGCAGGCCGGCTTCCGGTGACCTTCTACAGGTCCGCTGACGATCTGCCGCCCTTCACCGACTACGACATGACAGACCGGACCTATCGCTATTTCGACGGGCCGGTGCTGTACCCCTTCGGGCACGGCCTGTCCTACACCCGGTTTGCCTACAGCGAACCGAAGGTCGCAGCGCGGCGGGTGAGTGCCGACGGCTCGGTCGAAGCCAGCGTCATGGTCGCCAATGCCGGGGGTCGCGCCGGGGACGAGGTCGTCCAGCTTTACCTCAGCCGACCGGACGTCGCGGGAGCGCCGAAGCATTCGCTGGTCGGCTTTCAGCGCATCCATCTGGCGGCCGGAGAGCAGCGCCGGGTCTCCTTCACCATCGACAATCGAAGCCTGTCCACGGTGGACGCGTCGGGGGTCCGACGTGTCGACGCTGGCACGGCCGGCCTCTGGTTCGGCGGTGGCCAACCGGGTCTGCCCGATGTGCCGGGCCAAGCCGCGACTGTCGTCATCACCGGGTCCACGACCCTGCCGAACTGA
- a CDS encoding tryptophan halogenase family protein, producing the protein MDQRKTRVVIAGGGTAGWLAAAVLTRQLGPLIDVTLVESEEIGTVGVGESTIPTVRSFHALMGLDEREFMRTTGATFKLGISFENWSREGSRYIHSFGDVGKSTWMGDFQHFWLDARRRGLAGDLGEYCFEHQAADADKFMTGPEGRLNYAYHLDAGRYARFLRARSESVGLKRVEGRISRVERDAEGGLIEALVLADGQRIEGDLFLDCTGFRALLIGDALGVGFEDWGEWLPTNRALAVQTTSTGPAVPYTRAIAHDAGWRWRIPLQHRVGNGLVYASDHLSDDEAHARLLGSLDGERLIEPGLIRFRTGRRMRAWEGNCIALSLAAGFVEPLESTSIHLIMTGLTRLMQQFPFDGISPAVVSRFNAQSRAELEGIRDFIILHYHLNDRPEPFWLRQREMSVPSTLVERIALFEESAQAYQSPDDLFRVASWMQVLFGQEVRPRGHHRMAELIPDDQLTKALSDLKGSIDRAVTALPKHQAFVESYCREEV; encoded by the coding sequence ATGGACCAGCGAAAGACCCGGGTGGTGATCGCAGGCGGCGGAACGGCCGGCTGGCTGGCCGCCGCCGTCCTGACCCGTCAGCTGGGGCCGCTGATCGACGTGACCCTGGTCGAGTCCGAGGAGATCGGCACGGTCGGCGTCGGTGAATCGACCATTCCCACGGTGCGGTCCTTTCACGCCCTGATGGGGCTGGACGAGCGTGAGTTCATGCGCACGACGGGGGCCACCTTCAAGCTGGGGATCTCGTTCGAGAACTGGAGCCGTGAGGGTTCGCGCTACATCCACTCCTTCGGCGACGTCGGGAAGTCGACTTGGATGGGCGATTTCCAGCATTTCTGGCTCGATGCGCGCAGGCGCGGTCTGGCCGGTGATCTGGGCGAATACTGTTTCGAGCACCAGGCGGCCGACGCCGACAAATTCATGACCGGGCCCGAGGGGCGGCTGAACTATGCCTATCACCTGGACGCCGGGCGCTATGCCCGGTTCCTGCGTGCCCGCAGCGAGTCCGTTGGGCTGAAGCGGGTGGAAGGCCGGATCTCGCGTGTTGAGCGTGACGCCGAGGGCGGTTTGATCGAGGCCCTGGTGCTTGCCGATGGTCAGCGGATCGAGGGCGATCTGTTCCTGGACTGCACGGGCTTCCGCGCCCTGCTGATCGGCGACGCCCTGGGCGTAGGGTTCGAGGACTGGGGCGAGTGGCTGCCCACCAACCGCGCGCTGGCGGTGCAGACGACTTCGACCGGCCCGGCCGTGCCCTATACGCGGGCCATCGCCCATGACGCCGGCTGGCGCTGGCGCATCCCGCTGCAGCACCGTGTCGGCAACGGCCTGGTCTATGCGTCGGATCATCTGTCGGATGACGAGGCCCATGCGCGGCTGCTGGGTTCGCTGGATGGCGAGCGGCTGATCGAGCCGGGGCTGATCCGGTTCAGGACGGGTCGGCGCATGCGCGCCTGGGAGGGCAATTGCATCGCGCTGAGCCTCGCCGCCGGGTTCGTGGAGCCGCTGGAGTCCACCAGCATCCACCTGATCATGACGGGGTTGACCCGGCTGATGCAGCAGTTCCCGTTCGACGGCATCAGTCCGGCTGTGGTCTCGCGCTTCAACGCCCAGTCCCGCGCCGAACTGGAGGGGATTCGCGATTTCATCATCCTGCACTACCACCTGAACGATCGGCCCGAGCCCTTCTGGCTGCGTCAGCGCGAGATGTCGGTGCCGTCGACCCTGGTCGAACGGATCGCGCTGTTCGAGGAAAGCGCCCAGGCCTACCAGTCGCCGGACGACCTGTTTCGGGTCGCATCCTGGATGCAGGTGCTGTTCGGGCAGGAGGTTCGACCACGCGGTCACCATCGGATGGCCGAGCTGATCCCGGACGACCAGTTGACCAAGGCCCTGAGCGACCTGAAGGGCTCCATCGACCGGGCTGTCACGGCGCTGCCCAAGCACCAGGCCTTCGTCGAAAGCTATTGCCGCGAAGAGGTCTGA